CAGGCTGGGTCAAACATGGGCACCGCTGTTTCAAATACATCCGCACGGAACGGACATGGGCCGAGTCGGAGCAGTACTGCGTGTTTCAGGGGGCCAACCTGGCATCCATCCACAGCACAGAAGAGAACCACTTCATTCAGGGGATGATCCGCAGACAGACACACGACTTCCCGAGAGTCTGGGTCGGCGGACAGGACGCTACCCAGGAGCGCCTTTGGCTGTGGAGTGATGGGTCCAGGTTCTACTACCGCGACTGGAGCAATGTACAGCCTGATAACGCCATGGGAAATGAGAACTGTATGCATATAAACTATGGAGAAGAAAAACGCTGGAATGATCATGTCTGCAGTAGGACGTTACCTTCTGTATGTTCCATGAAACTATAAGCTCGGACATCGCCTTAATCAAGATGTCTATTTTGTTTAGTTTTCCTATGTATTTTCATGATGACTATAAGCAAATGAGTAAGATTAAGTTGCTACTTAACATGACTAAAACAAAAAAACGCACTCCGTTATGTGCATCATCGTTTCGATTTTTATCTCTGCATTTATTAGTTACAGTCACCTTgttaagaccaaaataatggcaGTTTGATCATGTTTGTCAAATGTAAATAAAGGATTAGTCCTGTATATATTCAAGTGGCTACGCATGTTATTGTAAGGACAACCTCTAAACTGGTTCGTGGAGTGACACGATTCTTAGACTATGTATCTGTAAAGAATACAACTTAAAAGGGGAAAAAGGACAATCATTGAATATACCAATCAAGAATTTTCACACTACAGTAATAATCATACACGGATTGTAATGATTTCCCAAATGAAACTTcagcactttaaaaaaaaagggATTTAGGGAACTAGGGAAGAGCTAGGGACTAGGGAACTAGGGAACTAGGGAAGAGCCAACATGGCATAATTGTAATGAATAGTGAGAGCGGCGCAGTCCATGTTTGCTTGTTCTCCGACTTCCCCCATAGCAGCCTTTTCACCTGACATTAACAGCCTGAGTAGCAAGACACTTTATAAACACACGAGTCACGACACACACGCACAAAGGAACCTTAAACCCATCGTTTCTCAGGCCGTGCTCTGATGGATTGGAATGTTTCCATAAATTATTATTTAGGCATGCGGTGCCTGCTTTTCGCAGATAACAAGTAGCTCTTTACCAGTCAGCATGTTCCAAAGACACTGTAGAGATGCACACTGAAGAAGCCACCTGGGATTCTGGCCTCTGACACTCAGCCCTTCACGGACATTGTTGCAAAGGAGCACAATACAAAAGTACTGTATCCTACATATTAGAGGTCACTATTTTTCTCAGGGGCTCTCTTTTCTCAGCTCACTAGCAAGAGGCTATTTGAGGTGAGACTTTACACCAACAGCGACAAAATGTACATCAGGAATGAATGAATGCAGCGTGTGACAGCACTGTTTGGCCCCACCATATGCTAGGCTATCTTAAAAATTGTTTTCACAGATTTTGCAATCAACAGTGCTGAGTTTCGCGAAAACCCATTAGGTATTGTATTTCAGGCAGAATGCTATTTGGCAGGAGTGTAAATGTAGGGCTGGTCAATCCTGTCAAAATACCAGTATTccgatattttttttaaagtgacaGTATGACAGTATTTTATGTTCTAAACTTGCATACGGTGTAATGCTtgaccctagggtggcaacaTATAAAGTTATTTCAAAAtgagtctttctccattctgattatttgaacagtataaaacaaactACATTTCTCAATTTCCTGCactcattttttttaaatccacacTGCCATGTAGGGCTGCACGATATCTAGGCCTTTACCAAGTTCTGTTAATTGCGATTTGACTTGGATGTAGATCAAAACACTTGAgcgaactgttggaatcatggaaaaaAAATGATTATTTGAATTCTATAGTTACAATATAAtggtgggcactttgaatacagtgtgacatgacaatgaatgaaaaTGCCTTTTGACAGGGTAGGACCCAAAGTGTTGTTCAGTGTTTCCTATGGGACCCTATAATCGTTGGCTACATTAAAATGTTCTTTACTTCATGTAGCCAACATACAGTGGCTGCAGTCCAAACACATCATTTTTACCCCCTCAGCCCTTGTGCTATCCGCTTTCCCTCGGGGGAATCCCCATTGAAAACAGATGCAGTTTGATTGGCATCTTAAGTGGAGGTCCAATTCACTAAAGTTGCCTCCTCGCCCCCAATTTAGCACGAGGGAGCGAGTGAACAAGTATGGTCACTTGCGGGGTTGATATGACCCACAATTCAATGCAAACTGTAGTCGCATGTCAAACTCTGGTGGCTGTATAATCACAAGGCTGCATTTTCAGCATGTCAGAAAAAAGTGTCAAGCTAGCCTGGAAAaacatatataaataaatattataTATACTGATTTTATAGTTGGCAAATGGGCTTAGTCTCGTAATGAGGAGCCTATAAAACATTGATAGATtcataaacatatttttttaaataaattaccaAACTATTAAACTAGCAAGCCAGCTATGGGTAACTGTAGCGAGCTACCTGACAGGAGggctacctacagttgaagtcggaagtttacatacatttaaaacgcagtttcacaattcctgatatttaatcctagtaaaaaatctgtcttaggtcagttaggatcactttattttaagaatgtgaaatgtcagaataatagtagagagaattatttctttcatcacattcccagtgggtcagaagtttacataatcTCAATTAGTAGCACTGCCTTTAAAATagtttaaattgggtcaaatgttttggccctgtccgggggtgtcctcggatggggccacagtgtctcctgacccctcctgtctcagcctccagtatttatgctgcagtagtttaatCAGTTTGTTTAgtttcggtgtcctgtgtaaattttggcgttctctaattctctccttctctctttctttctctctctctgagccctagaaccatgtcccaggactacctgaggTGCtaacctggccatgctcctgtcagtttcaactgtttgccttactattattcaaccatgctgggaacatttgaacatcttggccacgttctgttataatctccacccggcacagccagaagaggactggccaccccacatatgctctctctaattctctctttctttctctctctcggaggacctgagccctaggaccgtgccccaggactacctgacatgatggctccttgctgtccccagtccacctgactgtgctgctgctccagtttcaactgttctgccttattattatttgaccatgctggtcatttatgaacatttgaacatcttggtcatgttctgttataatctctacccggcacagccagaagaggactggccaccccacatagcccggttcctctctaggtttcttcctaggttttggcctttcctagggagtttttcctagccaccgtgcttttacacctgcattgtttgctgtttggggttttaggctgggtttctgtacagcactttgagatatcagctgatgtacgaagggctatataaataaatttgatttgatttgatttgggtagcctcccacaataagtttggtgaattttggcccttcTCTCCTgacacagagctggtgtaactgagtcaggtttgtaggactccttgctcacccacgctttttcagttctgcccacacattttctataggattgaggtcagggcttcatGATGTACactcccaataccttgactttattgtccttaagccatttttccacaactttgcttggggtcattgttcatttggaagacccatttgcgaccaagtattaacttcctgactgatgtcttgagattttgcttcaatatatctaggattttcctttctcatgatgccatctatctagtgaagcgcaccagtccaacctgctagaatcctgactagaacaaaCAAATTTAATCATAttattccagtgctagcctccctacactggcttcctgttaaggcaatggctgatttcaaggttttactgctaacctacaaagcattacatgggcttactcctacctatctctctgatttggtcttCAGATAGATATTCCCCTAGAATAGCTCAAAGACCTAGATTGGTGACATCAGTCAGATTACTGCTAAATTAGGTGATCGATCAATGGCTTTTCTTTAATACAACCTTAAAAGGAATAAACCTGGTGTAATAGGTCAATGGTCAGATCCAGAATTGATCCGTTCTCATTtgcactcagcaaaaaaaaagaaacttccctttttcaggactgTCTTTGATaaataattcgtaaaaatctaaataacttcacatatctttattgtaaagggtttaaacactgtttcccatgcttgttcaatgaaccataaacaattaatgaacatgcacctgtggaaccgttaagacactaacagcttacagacagtaggcaattaaggtcacagttatgaaaacttaggacactaaagaggcctttctactgactctgaaaaacaccaaaagaaagatgctcagggtccctgctcatctgtgtgaacgtgtcgcagatgtggccagggcaataaattgcaatgtccgtactgtgagacgcctaaaacagcgctacagggagacaggacggacagctgattgttcTCGCAGTGGCAGACAACGTGTAACAACgcttgcacaggatcggtacatcagaacatcacacctgcgggacaggtacaggatggcaacaactgtccgagttagacaaggaatgcacaatccctgcATCAGTGCTCAGACAGAGAGGCTGGaccgagggcttgtaggcctgttgtaagctaggtcctcaccagacatcaccagcaacaacgtcgcctatgggcataaACCCACCACCCCTGGACAAGACACTGACGAGTCGTTTCTCTAGCGCTTTCCCCACGTAAAACCTTTAATAATATTTCTTCCATGACCACTAATCTGAAAGGGAATAAGAGGTGAAAGCTGCATGGCAGAAACCTATCCAGTCCTTTCATGTGTCAGTGGTGATGGGCGAAATGAGACAAGGAAACTATGCCAATCAACTAGAACATGTCATCCTGTGCTTAGTGTACTGGGATCTCATTGTGTTCTTAGTCTGAAGAAATAGTTCAATTTCACTGTACTACCACTGGATGTCAGCCTTGCACACCATTACTGCTGCTGAACCAAATAGTGTTTTCTGTGAATGGATATGCTATCCAGCTGTCCATTTCAGATATGTAACAGAAGAGATATTTTTCTTCAGAGACACATTAACAAATGTTTAACAAATATGTATGTTTGATTTCTGAAAGGGGTGAA
The window above is part of the Oncorhynchus gorbuscha isolate QuinsamMale2020 ecotype Even-year linkage group LG21, OgorEven_v1.0, whole genome shotgun sequence genome. Proteins encoded here:
- the LOC124008160 gene encoding ladderlectin-like encodes the protein MAKLTILLLVCAVLEISNTTPLMEAQLLPLERSLDTNPELPTFEILQKIDAEHVPPMEDMGVEGNYFEQNPPLEVFEETDAGQGLSLSLEPSEERGVEQSMSLEDEQVKTESRSVCSTGWVKHGHRCFKYIRTERTWAESEQYCVFQGANLASIHSTEENHFIQGMIRRQTHDFPRVWVGGQDATQERLWLWSDGSRFYYRDWSNVQPDNAMGNENCMHINYGEEKRWNDHVCSRTLPSVCSMKL